Proteins from a single region of Pseudomonas sp. BSw22131:
- a CDS encoding 1-aminocyclopropane-1-carboxylate deaminase/D-cysteine desulfhydrase — translation MLPADQTLPSAPLQRLDLPWLIEAGVEVAILRLDLIDPLISGNKWFKLIYHLKAAQTAGAAGLITLGGAHSNHLHALAAAGKRFGFQTVGLLRGHPQQTPTIEDLQAFGMQLHWLGYAGYRARHEADFWLPWRELYPHLHGVPEGGGGLEGALGCAEIVRQGRSQLDAVGWTDYDGWWLASGTGTTLAGLALFEEGVRTIHGAMAVPQGHGVPENVAAIIHKHCRSALARESGVSGDDKAADQNPSRASALLRRCHVLDASRGGFAKTDPHLLAFIDNCELQTGIPLEPLYTGKALLALHDEVRAGRLPGGTRLIFVHTGGLQGKRAI, via the coding sequence ATGCTCCCCGCAGACCAAACCTTGCCGTCCGCCCCCCTGCAACGTCTCGATCTGCCTTGGCTGATCGAGGCGGGCGTTGAGGTCGCCATCCTGCGTCTGGACCTCATCGATCCGCTGATCAGCGGCAACAAGTGGTTCAAGCTCATTTATCACCTGAAGGCGGCCCAAACGGCCGGTGCCGCAGGGTTGATCACTCTTGGCGGGGCGCATTCCAATCACCTTCACGCACTGGCTGCTGCCGGTAAGCGCTTTGGTTTCCAGACGGTTGGGCTATTGCGCGGGCATCCGCAGCAGACGCCTACCATCGAAGACTTGCAGGCATTTGGCATGCAGCTGCATTGGCTGGGTTACGCCGGTTATCGGGCGCGGCACGAAGCGGATTTCTGGCTGCCGTGGCGCGAGCTATACCCGCATCTTCATGGCGTGCCTGAGGGCGGCGGGGGGCTGGAAGGCGCGCTGGGCTGTGCTGAAATCGTGCGTCAGGGGCGTTCGCAGCTAGACGCGGTGGGTTGGACCGACTATGACGGATGGTGGCTGGCATCCGGAACGGGCACAACCCTCGCCGGGCTGGCGCTGTTCGAAGAGGGGGTTCGCACGATCCATGGCGCCATGGCGGTGCCACAAGGGCACGGCGTGCCTGAGAATGTGGCGGCGATTATTCACAAACACTGTAGAAGCGCGCTTGCCCGCGAAAGCGGCGTGTCAGGCGACGACAAAGCTGCAGACCAAAACCCATCGCGGGCAAGCGCGCTCCTAAGACGCTGTCATGTGTTGGACGCCAGTCGTGGCGGGTTTGCTAAAACCGATCCGCATCTGCTCGCCTTTATCGATAACTGCGAACTGCAGACCGGTATCCCTCTGGAACCGCTGTACACCGGCAAAGCGCTGCTGGCGTTGCACGACGAAGTGCGGGCGGGACGCTTGCCCGGCGGTACGCGGCTGATCTTCGTGCATACCGGCGGTTTGCAGGGCAAGCGGGCGATCTAG